The Saccharothrix variisporea genome has a segment encoding these proteins:
- a CDS encoding glutamate synthase subunit beta: protein MADPRGFLTTERETPRSRPVFLRLRDWREVYEEFERPKLEKQAGRCMDCGIAFCHQGCPLGNLIPEWNSLVWQQDWRDAIERLHATNNFPEFTGTLCPAPCEAACVVGINGDPVTIKRVEISIVDRAFDEGWVTPQEPRTRTGFKVAVVGSGPAGLAAAQQLTRVGHDVVVLERADAIGGLLRYGIPEFKMEKWRLDRRLDQMRAEGTEFRTNVNVGVDVTVDELRNSYDAVVLAGGATAWRDLPVPGRELSGVYQAMEYLPWANRVARGELPDSPISAAGKHVVVIGGGDTGADCVGTAHRQGAASVTQLEIMPRPAETRTDAHPWPTYPMLYRVTSAHEEGGERLYSVSTVEFLGDADGAVRALKLVEVDSKFQPVPGTEREIPAQLVTLAMGFLGPEKAGLLEQLGVELDARGNVVRDESFKTSADGVFVAGDMGRGQSLIVWAIAEGRSAAAGVDAFLTGRQVLPRPIEPTDRPIA from the coding sequence ATGGCTGACCCGCGCGGTTTTCTGACCACCGAACGCGAGACCCCGCGCAGCCGCCCGGTGTTCCTGCGGCTGCGCGACTGGCGCGAGGTCTACGAGGAGTTCGAGCGGCCCAAGCTGGAGAAGCAGGCCGGCCGCTGCATGGACTGCGGCATCGCGTTCTGCCACCAGGGCTGCCCGCTGGGCAACCTGATCCCCGAGTGGAACAGCCTGGTGTGGCAGCAGGACTGGCGTGACGCCATCGAGCGGCTGCACGCCACCAACAACTTCCCGGAGTTCACCGGGACGTTGTGCCCCGCCCCCTGCGAGGCCGCTTGCGTGGTCGGGATCAACGGCGATCCCGTCACCATCAAGCGGGTCGAGATCTCGATCGTCGACCGCGCTTTCGACGAGGGGTGGGTCACGCCCCAGGAGCCCCGGACCCGCACCGGCTTCAAGGTCGCCGTGGTGGGTTCGGGGCCCGCGGGCCTGGCCGCCGCGCAGCAGCTGACCCGCGTGGGCCACGACGTGGTGGTCCTGGAGCGGGCGGACGCCATCGGCGGGCTGCTGCGCTACGGCATCCCCGAGTTCAAGATGGAGAAGTGGCGGCTGGACCGCCGGCTGGACCAGATGCGGGCCGAGGGCACCGAGTTCCGCACCAACGTGAACGTCGGCGTGGACGTCACGGTGGACGAGCTGCGGAACTCCTACGACGCCGTGGTGCTGGCCGGTGGGGCGACGGCGTGGCGCGACCTGCCGGTGCCCGGCCGCGAGCTCTCGGGCGTGTACCAGGCGATGGAGTACCTGCCGTGGGCCAACCGGGTCGCCCGCGGCGAGCTGCCGGACTCGCCGATCTCGGCGGCCGGCAAGCACGTCGTGGTGATCGGCGGCGGCGACACCGGCGCGGACTGCGTCGGCACCGCCCACCGGCAGGGCGCGGCGTCGGTGACCCAGCTGGAGATCATGCCCCGGCCCGCCGAGACGCGGACCGACGCGCACCCGTGGCCGACCTACCCGATGCTCTACCGGGTGACCTCCGCGCACGAGGAGGGCGGCGAGCGGCTCTACTCGGTGTCCACGGTCGAGTTCCTGGGCGACGCCGACGGGGCCGTGCGGGCGTTGAAGCTGGTCGAGGTGGACTCCAAGTTCCAGCCGGTGCCGGGCACCGAGCGGGAGATCCCGGCGCAGCTGGTGACGTTGGCGATGGGCTTCCTGGGGCCGGAGAAGGCCGGGCTGCTGGAGCAGTTGGGCGTCGAGCTGGACGCGCGCGGCAACGTGGTGCGCGACGAGTCCTTCAAGACGTCCGCGGACGGCGTGTTCGTCGCCGGCGACATGGGCCGCGGCCAGTCGCTGATCGTCTGGGCCATCGCGGAGGGCCGGTCGGCCGCCGCGGGCGTGGACGCGTTCCTCACCGGGCGGCAGGTGCTGCCCCGACCGATCGAGCCGACGGACCGGCCGATCGCGTGA
- a CDS encoding sensor histidine kinase: protein MRDKHRWWAFGLVFVLLYVPAVAWDLAGRTDRPLWWRVLTIALLLAYAVSWLALPVVLRFQDGDVGRRTVFCVALTVLGLVVVGLVGLDEAGLMVYVMASTAIVLPAWRAIAIDGAVLAVLVGALVVEGRFPDAQASLGTLLSVSLGMLAVGRMIRANRALDLAQEEIAALAVTAERNRLARDLHDILGHSLTTITLKAGVARRLLESDERDRAYDEVREIENLTRQALGDVRATVSGYREVSLSAEVVGAREALRAAGVRADLPHAVDNVRPDLQRVFGYVLREAVTNVLRHAAATRCEVRLGDTWLEVRDNGRGHGAGTPGTGLTGLSERLAEVGGRVVAGPLAGGGYRVRAEVA from the coding sequence ATGCGCGACAAGCACCGCTGGTGGGCGTTCGGCCTGGTCTTCGTCCTGCTGTACGTCCCGGCGGTGGCCTGGGACCTGGCCGGCCGGACCGACCGGCCGCTGTGGTGGCGGGTCCTGACCATCGCGCTGCTGCTCGCCTACGCCGTGAGCTGGCTGGCGCTGCCGGTCGTGCTGCGGTTCCAGGACGGGGACGTCGGCCGCCGGACGGTGTTCTGCGTCGCCCTCACGGTGCTGGGCCTGGTGGTCGTGGGGCTGGTGGGCCTGGACGAGGCGGGCCTGATGGTCTACGTCATGGCGTCGACGGCGATCGTCCTGCCCGCCTGGCGGGCGATCGCCATCGACGGCGCGGTGCTCGCGGTCCTCGTCGGCGCGCTCGTGGTCGAGGGCCGGTTCCCCGACGCGCAGGCGTCGCTGGGCACGCTGCTGTCCGTCTCGCTCGGGATGCTCGCGGTGGGCCGGATGATCCGCGCGAACCGGGCGCTGGACCTGGCCCAGGAGGAGATCGCGGCGCTGGCCGTCACCGCGGAGCGCAACCGCCTGGCCCGCGACCTGCACGACATCCTCGGCCACAGCCTCACCACCATCACGCTCAAGGCGGGCGTGGCGCGGCGGCTGCTGGAGAGCGACGAGCGCGACCGCGCGTACGACGAGGTCCGCGAGATCGAGAACCTCACCCGCCAGGCGCTCGGGGACGTCCGCGCCACCGTCTCCGGCTACCGGGAGGTGTCGCTGTCCGCCGAGGTCGTCGGCGCGCGGGAGGCGCTGCGCGCGGCGGGCGTGCGGGCCGACCTGCCGCACGCCGTGGACAACGTGCGCCCCGACCTGCAGCGGGTCTTCGGGTACGTGCTGCGCGAGGCCGTCACGAACGTGCTGCGGCACGCCGCCGCCACGCGGTGCGAGGTCCGGCTGGGCGACACGTGGCTGGAGGTCCGCGACAACGGGCGCGGGCACGGCGCGGGCACGCCGGGAACGGGGCTGACCGGCCTGTCCGAACGCCTCGCCGAGGTGGGTGGCAGGGTGGTCGCGGGGCCGCTGGCGGGCGGCGGCTACCGGGTGCGGGCGGAGGTCGCATGA
- a CDS encoding LysR substrate-binding domain-containing protein: MVELNSLRQFLVVARLEHLSRAADELRVAQPSLSRTIARLEAELGTPLFDRTGRLRLNDTGKLFRDHVERALGELDAGRRAVAEAADGGVGSVRLASETFLTLTGPLAAFKRAHPSVEVALHWAPSDDMARRLRAQDVDLCVASQPVHASGIDSTTLFEEPVGLGVALDHPLASRESVTVEDIADQPFVTAREGHWIRRLLDRLFAARGLTPKVVCETDEPTAIAELISAGLGVGLVPGFARHAPTRPPGAWIAVDSPDCRRTVTLYWSTDAHLSTAARLMRTTISDWDWSVTFRGAALS, from the coding sequence ATGGTGGAGCTGAACTCGCTGCGGCAGTTCCTGGTGGTGGCCAGGTTGGAGCACCTCAGCCGGGCCGCCGACGAGCTGCGCGTCGCCCAGCCGTCGCTGAGCCGCACCATCGCCCGGCTGGAGGCCGAACTGGGCACGCCGCTGTTCGACCGCACCGGTCGACTGCGCCTCAACGACACCGGGAAGCTCTTCCGCGACCACGTCGAACGCGCCCTCGGCGAGCTGGACGCCGGACGACGGGCCGTCGCCGAAGCGGCGGACGGGGGCGTGGGCAGCGTGCGGCTGGCGTCGGAGACGTTCCTGACCCTCACCGGTCCGTTGGCGGCCTTCAAGCGCGCGCACCCGTCCGTCGAGGTGGCGCTGCACTGGGCACCGTCCGACGACATGGCCCGCCGGCTGCGCGCGCAGGACGTGGACCTGTGCGTCGCCTCGCAGCCCGTCCACGCTTCGGGCATCGACTCCACGACCCTGTTCGAGGAGCCAGTCGGGCTCGGGGTGGCGCTGGACCACCCGCTGGCGAGCCGGGAGTCGGTGACCGTCGAGGACATCGCCGACCAACCCTTCGTCACCGCCCGCGAGGGCCACTGGATCCGCCGCCTGCTCGACCGCCTCTTCGCCGCGCGCGGCCTGACGCCGAAGGTCGTGTGCGAGACCGACGAGCCCACCGCCATCGCCGAGCTGATCAGCGCGGGCCTGGGCGTCGGCCTCGTCCCGGGCTTCGCCCGCCACGCGCCCACGCGCCCGCCGGGCGCCTGGATCGCCGTCGACAGCCCCGACTGCCGGCGCACCGTGACCCTGTACTGGAGCACCGACGCCCACCTGTCCACCGCCGCCCGCCTGATGCGCACGACGATCAGCGACTGGGACTGGTCCGTCACATTCCGGGGCGCTGCGTTGTCGTAA
- a CDS encoding YybH family protein — protein MDEIRERVSGIAQAIRDKDLAGLRRLYAEDVVSFDIDPPLQHVGVDAKLKNWERVFTFFAEPTYEVRDLTVVAGEDLAFAYFFGRLSGTLGNGTKTPGMWVRGTLCFRKVEGTWLIAHDQVSVPLDIATGRGVTDLEP, from the coding sequence GTGGACGAGATCAGGGAGCGGGTCAGCGGCATCGCGCAGGCCATCCGGGACAAGGACCTGGCGGGGCTGCGGCGGCTGTACGCGGAGGACGTGGTGTCGTTCGACATCGACCCGCCGCTGCAGCACGTGGGGGTCGACGCGAAGCTGAAGAACTGGGAGAGGGTGTTCACGTTCTTCGCGGAGCCCACCTACGAGGTGCGGGACCTGACCGTGGTGGCGGGGGAGGACCTGGCCTTCGCGTACTTCTTCGGACGGCTGTCGGGCACGCTCGGCAACGGTACGAAGACACCCGGCATGTGGGTGCGAGGCACGCTCTGCTTCCGCAAGGTCGAGGGCACCTGGCTCATCGCCCACGACCAGGTCTCGGTGCCGCTCGACATCGCGACCGGCCGGGGCGTGACCGACCTGGAGCCCTGA
- a CDS encoding protein kinase domain-containing protein, with translation MPQPQVPGYTVVGVVGRGGFAVVYRAVQVSVDREVAVKIDSRVVLDENDRRRFLREARAAGRLSGHPNVVDLYDAGVLPDGRPYLVMELCTGGSLLDRLRDGGALPVDEACALAVKMADALSAAHTAGVLHRDIKPANILVNRYGVYGLADFGLAALAEPGRESSASLTALTPAYAAPEAFRQEPPTERADIYALGATLYALLSGRPPRFPRRGEPNLTEIIRMHDQPLPGIVGVPDDVMAVLHKALAADPSDRFASAAEFRDALAAADTTPATTAEADTGEPTADEVPDDDTAEAAPDDDTGAAPDEGTGAAADDDTEAVSHEPPAGPTKSFGFGPRRDEEPTLGRVEPPDPAEAVTTHVHDEPADRRGRGARSRFAAARRGVVALAAALVLVAAGVTWVVLSDIEDGVQTGRVLDVPGGPDAADGATDILLVGNDSRTDTEGRPLPDDVLKQLRTEQKSGSATDTLVLIRVPDEGGRASAVSIPRDVRVPIPDAGDGPINTAYGVTKQRAETGLRGQGVTDERRLARESDDAGRKVLVQVVQQLTGIRVDRYAELNLYGFYLISEVIGGVDVCLKADTADSDSGASFTAGRQSISGGDALSFVRQRRGLPRGELDRIVRQQVFMQGLADKLLSTGTLTDPATVSRLTDTLRRTVVIDADWDVLDFVRRMQELAAGDVEFVTAPARVMPDGTTAADPAGIRAFVTGLVSGTPSTSATAAAADPNSGGPSPVNFVRHEPLCVN, from the coding sequence ATGCCGCAACCGCAGGTGCCCGGGTACACGGTCGTCGGTGTGGTCGGTCGCGGCGGATTCGCCGTGGTGTACCGGGCCGTGCAGGTCAGCGTCGACCGCGAGGTCGCGGTCAAGATCGACAGCCGGGTGGTGCTCGACGAGAACGACCGCCGCCGGTTCCTCCGCGAGGCGCGGGCCGCGGGACGGCTGTCGGGGCACCCGAACGTGGTGGACCTCTACGACGCGGGTGTCCTGCCCGACGGCCGTCCCTACCTGGTGATGGAGCTGTGCACCGGCGGGTCGCTGCTCGACCGGTTGCGCGACGGTGGCGCGCTGCCGGTGGACGAGGCGTGCGCGCTGGCGGTGAAGATGGCGGACGCCCTGTCCGCCGCCCACACCGCCGGCGTGCTGCACCGGGACATCAAGCCGGCCAACATCCTGGTCAACCGGTACGGCGTGTACGGCTTGGCCGACTTCGGACTGGCTGCCCTCGCCGAGCCGGGGCGGGAGTCCTCGGCGAGCCTGACCGCGCTGACCCCGGCCTACGCGGCACCGGAGGCGTTCCGGCAGGAGCCGCCCACCGAACGGGCCGACATCTACGCGTTGGGCGCCACCTTGTACGCGTTGCTCTCCGGGCGGCCGCCCCGGTTCCCGCGGCGGGGTGAACCGAACCTGACCGAGATCATCCGGATGCACGACCAGCCGCTGCCGGGCATCGTCGGCGTCCCGGACGACGTGATGGCCGTGCTGCACAAGGCGTTGGCCGCCGACCCGTCCGACCGCTTCGCTTCCGCGGCCGAGTTCCGCGACGCACTGGCCGCCGCCGACACCACACCCGCCACGACCGCAGAGGCGGACACCGGAGAACCAACCGCCGACGAGGTACCGGACGACGACACCGCCGAGGCCGCGCCGGACGACGACACCGGGGCCGCGCCGGACGAGGGCACCGGGGCGGCAGCCGACGACGACACCGAAGCCGTGTCGCACGAACCTCCCGCCGGCCCGACGAAGTCGTTCGGGTTCGGCCCCAGGCGCGACGAAGAACCCACCCTGGGCCGGGTCGAGCCACCCGACCCCGCCGAGGCGGTCACCACCCACGTCCACGACGAGCCGGCCGACCGGCGCGGTCGTGGCGCCCGGAGCCGGTTCGCCGCGGCACGACGGGGTGTGGTCGCGTTGGCGGCGGCCCTGGTGCTGGTGGCGGCCGGTGTCACGTGGGTGGTGCTGAGCGACATCGAGGACGGCGTCCAGACCGGTCGCGTGCTCGACGTCCCGGGCGGCCCCGACGCGGCCGACGGCGCCACCGACATCCTGTTGGTCGGCAACGACAGCCGCACGGACACCGAGGGCCGGCCGCTGCCCGACGACGTGCTCAAGCAGCTGCGCACCGAGCAGAAGTCGGGCAGCGCCACCGACACGCTCGTCCTGATCCGCGTGCCGGACGAGGGTGGACGGGCGTCGGCGGTCTCGATCCCGCGCGACGTCCGGGTGCCGATCCCCGACGCGGGCGACGGACCGATCAACACCGCCTACGGCGTGACCAAGCAACGCGCCGAAACCGGCCTGCGCGGGCAGGGCGTCACCGACGAGCGCCGCCTGGCGCGCGAGTCCGACGACGCGGGGCGCAAGGTGCTGGTGCAGGTCGTGCAGCAGCTCACCGGGATCAGGGTCGACCGGTACGCCGAGCTCAACCTCTACGGCTTCTACCTGATCAGCGAGGTGATCGGCGGCGTGGACGTGTGCCTGAAGGCGGACACCGCCGACTCGGACTCCGGCGCGTCCTTCACGGCCGGGCGGCAGTCGATCTCCGGGGGCGACGCGCTGTCGTTCGTCCGCCAGCGGCGCGGCCTGCCCCGCGGCGAACTGGACCGCATCGTCCGCCAGCAGGTGTTCATGCAGGGCTTGGCCGACAAGCTGCTGTCCACCGGAACGCTGACCGACCCGGCGACCGTCTCCCGGCTCACCGACACCCTGCGCCGCACGGTGGTCATCGACGCGGACTGGGACGTGCTCGACTTCGTCCGCCGGATGCAGGAGTTGGCGGCAGGCGACGTCGAGTTCGTCACCGCCCCGGCGAGGGTCATGCCGGACGGCACGACCGCCGCCGACCCCGCCGGCATCCGCGCCTTCGTCACCGGACTCGTCAGCGGCACCCCCTCGACCTCCGCGACAGCCGCCGCGGCCGACCCGAACTCGGGAGGGCCGTCCCCGGTGAACTTCGTGCGCCACGAGCCGCTCTGCGTCAACTGA
- a CDS encoding response regulator transcription factor: protein MIRVLLADDQALVRGAFAAMLGLEPDIEVVAEVSSGDDVVPAALRSTPDVALLDVQMPGRDGLTAAADLRAALPSCRVIVCTTFGRPGYLARAMAAGAVGFVVKDAPPEHLVDAVRRVHRGLRVVDPALAAESLATGRSPLTEREREVLSSARDGGTVADVARALHLSEGTVRNHLSAAIGKTGARTRAEAVRVAEDSGWL, encoded by the coding sequence ATGATCAGGGTGCTGCTGGCGGACGACCAGGCGCTGGTGCGCGGGGCGTTCGCCGCGATGCTGGGCCTGGAGCCCGACATCGAGGTGGTGGCGGAGGTCAGCTCGGGGGACGACGTCGTGCCCGCCGCCCTGCGCAGCACCCCGGACGTGGCGCTGCTGGACGTCCAGATGCCCGGCCGGGACGGCCTGACCGCCGCGGCCGACCTGCGTGCGGCGCTGCCGTCGTGCCGGGTGATCGTGTGCACGACGTTCGGGCGACCCGGCTACCTGGCCCGCGCGATGGCCGCGGGCGCGGTCGGTTTCGTGGTCAAGGACGCGCCGCCCGAGCACCTGGTGGACGCCGTGCGGCGCGTGCACCGGGGACTGCGCGTGGTGGACCCGGCGCTGGCGGCGGAGTCGCTGGCCACCGGCCGCAGCCCGCTGACGGAACGGGAGCGCGAGGTCCTCTCGTCCGCCCGGGACGGTGGCACGGTGGCCGACGTCGCTCGCGCGCTGCACCTGTCCGAGGGAACGGTCCGCAACCACCTGTCGGCGGCGATCGGCAAGACGGGAGCGCGGACGCGGGCGGAGGCGGTCCGGGTGGCCGAGGACAGCGGCTGGCTCTAG
- a CDS encoding ABC transporter permease, with product MNARFLALELRRAVRNGRYLIFTVAVPALMFVLFVNLYGGQAGTFPNGVPVVTSLMMNMALFGVIAGPLSTGAGIAVERGTGWQRQLQLTPLSSTGYVLTKGVLGMVVALPAILLVSLVGVVVEGVRLEPLQWVAVLGTLWLAALPFVLVGIVVGLFATPDGMQAVTGVASMLFGLLGGIWIPADVAPDWLRTIMQVLPVYWAKELALASVASGVDVGRAVLVVGAWVLGLGLLAARRFRAAHV from the coding sequence GTGAACGCCCGCTTCCTCGCCCTCGAACTGCGCCGCGCCGTCCGCAACGGCCGCTACCTGATCTTCACGGTCGCCGTGCCGGCCCTGATGTTCGTCCTGTTCGTCAACCTCTACGGCGGCCAGGCCGGCACGTTCCCCAACGGCGTCCCGGTGGTCACCTCCCTGATGATGAACATGGCCCTGTTCGGCGTGATCGCCGGCCCGCTGTCCACGGGCGCCGGCATCGCTGTCGAGCGCGGCACGGGCTGGCAGCGCCAACTTCAGCTGACCCCGTTGTCCAGCACCGGGTACGTGCTCACCAAGGGCGTGCTCGGGATGGTCGTCGCACTGCCCGCGATCCTGCTGGTCAGCCTCGTCGGCGTGGTGGTCGAGGGCGTCCGGCTGGAACCGCTGCAGTGGGTGGCGGTGCTCGGCACGCTGTGGCTCGCCGCCCTGCCGTTCGTGCTCGTCGGCATCGTCGTCGGCCTGTTCGCGACCCCGGACGGCATGCAGGCGGTCACCGGCGTGGCGTCGATGCTGTTCGGCCTGCTCGGCGGCATCTGGATCCCCGCCGACGTGGCGCCCGACTGGCTGCGCACGATCATGCAGGTCCTGCCCGTGTACTGGGCGAAGGAGCTGGCGCTGGCGTCCGTGGCGTCCGGTGTGGACGTCGGGCGCGCGGTGCTGGTCGTCGGCGCCTGGGTGCTCGGCCTCGGCCTGCTGGCCGCCCGGCGGTTCCGCGCGGCGCACGTTTAG
- a CDS encoding multicopper oxidase family protein has product MPEPLSRRRLLGIGGALGLMAVTGLSTAAALARRPPSTGAELRSAVPLPPPFRVPLPIPAVLKPTSGDRYEITQREATAEVLPGLKTPLWTYDGTFPGPTIESRRGRAITVTHHNELPVPTVVHLHGGRTPAESDGYPTDLVLPRNWSEQHTGHTMHDPRAVVTQHTRDYTFPLDQRPTMLWYHDHRMDFTAPAIWRGLAGLHIIRDDAEESLGLPAGERELPLMIADRAFAEDGSFAYPSLDPGLRVLPGVRDEYFAGVLGDVILVNGAPWPVHEVDAARYRLRVLNASNARHYELEAVTDDGRALDLVQIGADQGLLATPVTHQSVPMAPAERYDLVIDFTDIPIGSRVRVLNRLGTGRTREVMAFHITRRAEDDSRIPTTLSTDLPTWDPSDAVRVRDFTFRAGRTNGHHGWLIGGLPFDPARTDVTTRLGDVELWRLTADIHHPVHLHLVGFHVLSRAGRPPLPHDAGLKDTISLRPGETAEIITRFDAYRGRYLFHCHNAEHEDMGMMANLEVV; this is encoded by the coding sequence GTGCCTGAACCCCTGAGCCGGCGGCGGCTGCTGGGCATCGGCGGCGCGCTGGGGCTGATGGCCGTCACCGGCCTGTCCACCGCCGCCGCGCTGGCCCGCAGGCCACCCTCGACCGGTGCCGAACTGCGCAGCGCCGTGCCGCTGCCACCGCCGTTCCGGGTGCCGCTGCCGATCCCCGCCGTGCTGAAGCCGACGTCCGGCGACCGCTACGAGATCACCCAGCGCGAGGCGACCGCCGAGGTCCTGCCCGGCCTCAAGACTCCACTGTGGACGTACGACGGCACCTTCCCCGGCCCCACGATCGAGTCGAGGCGCGGCCGGGCCATCACCGTGACCCACCACAACGAACTGCCCGTCCCGACCGTCGTGCACCTGCACGGCGGACGCACCCCGGCGGAGTCCGACGGCTACCCGACCGACCTGGTCCTGCCGCGCAACTGGTCCGAACAGCACACCGGCCACACCATGCACGACCCCCGCGCCGTGGTCACCCAACACACCCGGGACTACACGTTCCCGCTGGACCAACGTCCGACCATGCTGTGGTACCACGACCACCGGATGGACTTCACCGCCCCGGCGATCTGGCGCGGGCTGGCCGGCCTGCACATCATCCGCGACGACGCCGAGGAGTCCTTGGGCCTGCCCGCGGGCGAACGCGAACTCCCGCTGATGATCGCCGACCGGGCCTTCGCCGAGGACGGCAGCTTCGCCTACCCGTCCCTGGACCCGGGTCTGCGCGTGCTGCCGGGCGTGCGGGACGAGTACTTCGCCGGTGTCCTGGGGGACGTCATCCTCGTCAACGGCGCCCCGTGGCCGGTGCACGAGGTGGACGCCGCCCGCTACCGCCTACGCGTCCTCAACGCCTCCAACGCCCGCCACTACGAGCTGGAAGCCGTCACCGACGACGGCCGCGCCCTCGACCTGGTCCAGATCGGCGCCGACCAGGGCCTCCTGGCCACTCCGGTGACCCACCAGTCCGTGCCCATGGCCCCCGCCGAGCGCTACGACCTGGTCATCGACTTCACCGACATCCCGATCGGCTCCCGAGTCCGCGTCCTCAACCGCCTGGGCACCGGCCGCACCCGCGAGGTCATGGCCTTCCACATCACCCGCCGAGCCGAGGACGACAGCCGAATCCCGACCACCCTGTCCACCGACCTCCCGACCTGGGACCCATCCGACGCCGTCCGAGTCCGCGACTTCACCTTCCGCGCCGGCCGGACCAACGGCCACCACGGCTGGCTGATCGGCGGCCTCCCCTTCGACCCGGCCCGCACCGACGTCACCACCCGCTTGGGAGACGTCGAGCTCTGGCGCCTGACCGCCGACATCCACCACCCGGTCCACCTGCACCTGGTCGGCTTCCACGTCCTCTCCCGCGCCGGCCGCCCACCCCTCCCCCACGACGCCGGCCTGAAGGACACGATCTCCCTGCGGCCGGGCGAAACAGCCGAGATCATCACCCGCTTCGACGCCTACCGAGGCCGCTACCTGTTCCACTGCCACAACGCCGAACACGAGGACATGGGCATGATGGCCAACCTGGAAGTCGTCTAG
- a CDS encoding RNA polymerase sigma factor produces the protein MTATATDEARLVARARDGDQTAFADLVRAHHSAAHRVAVLMGAGAEADDVVQDAFVRAHAALSGFKADAAFRPWLLRIVANLVRNLHRSRRRRLDVLVRFVAHDPRADEPEQPDDLVLADERQRALWSALWRLPDTDRQVLGCRYVLDLSEEETAHVLAWPKGTVKSRAARALKRLRALLEDEVDRG, from the coding sequence ATGACGGCAACCGCCACGGACGAGGCACGGCTGGTGGCCCGTGCCCGGGACGGCGACCAGACCGCGTTCGCCGACCTGGTGCGGGCGCACCACTCGGCCGCGCACCGCGTCGCCGTGCTGATGGGCGCGGGCGCGGAGGCCGACGACGTCGTGCAGGACGCGTTCGTCCGCGCCCACGCCGCCCTGTCCGGCTTCAAGGCGGACGCGGCGTTCCGGCCCTGGCTGCTGCGGATCGTCGCGAACCTGGTCCGCAACCTGCACCGCTCGCGCCGCCGGCGGCTGGACGTGCTGGTCCGGTTCGTCGCGCACGACCCGCGCGCCGACGAGCCCGAACAACCCGATGACCTGGTGCTGGCCGACGAGCGCCAACGCGCGCTGTGGTCGGCGCTGTGGCGATTACCCGACACGGACCGGCAGGTCCTGGGCTGCCGGTACGTGCTGGACCTGTCGGAGGAGGAGACGGCCCACGTGCTGGCGTGGCCCAAGGGCACCGTGAAGTCGCGGGCCGCTCGGGCGCTCAAGCGGTTGCGGGCACTGCTGGAGGACGAGGTGGACCGTGGCTGA